From the Desulfovibrio sp. JY genome, one window contains:
- a CDS encoding bifunctional 3,4-dihydroxy-2-butanone-4-phosphate synthase/GTP cyclohydrolase II has protein sequence MRISPIEEAIEEIRSGRMVILVDDEDRENEGDLTIAAEKVTPEAINFMATHGRGLICLSLAPDLVDQLGLPMMTNDNKSPFGTGFTVSIEAKVGVSTGISAFDRATTILAAVSEGAGPDDLVTPGHIFPLRAKEGGVLDRAGQTEGSVDLARLAGLKPAAVICEIMREDGNMARMPDLMEFAEKHNIKIATVAALIRYRMKYGRLAVTKVAEAGLPTAFGTFRALAFTGSEDKKTHIALVKGDIHPDEPVLVRVHSECLTGDVFGSLRCDCGNQLHEAMRMIEAEGKGVILYMRQEGRGIGLANKIKAYALQEQGLDTVDANLKLGFKADLREYGTGAQILVALGVSKMRLMTNNPKKIVGLEGYGLEVVDRVPIETCPCAENTCYLTTKRDRMGHLLHLPDEQAAKE, from the coding sequence ATGCGCATCAGCCCCATCGAGGAAGCCATCGAGGAAATCCGTTCCGGACGGATGGTCATCCTCGTCGACGACGAAGACCGCGAAAACGAAGGCGATCTCACCATAGCCGCCGAAAAGGTCACCCCCGAAGCCATCAATTTCATGGCCACCCACGGTCGGGGCCTCATCTGCCTGTCCCTGGCCCCCGACCTGGTCGACCAGCTCGGGCTGCCCATGATGACCAACGACAACAAGTCGCCGTTCGGCACCGGGTTCACCGTTTCCATCGAGGCCAAGGTCGGCGTGTCCACGGGCATCTCCGCCTTCGACCGGGCCACCACCATTCTGGCCGCCGTGTCCGAGGGAGCCGGTCCCGACGACCTGGTCACCCCGGGCCACATCTTTCCGCTTCGGGCCAAGGAAGGCGGCGTCCTCGACCGTGCCGGCCAGACCGAGGGCTCGGTGGACCTGGCCCGGCTCGCCGGACTCAAGCCCGCCGCCGTCATCTGCGAAATCATGCGCGAGGACGGCAACATGGCCCGCATGCCGGACCTCATGGAATTCGCCGAAAAGCACAACATCAAGATCGCCACCGTGGCCGCCCTCATCCGCTACCGCATGAAGTACGGCCGGCTCGCCGTGACCAAGGTGGCCGAGGCCGGGCTGCCCACGGCCTTCGGCACCTTCCGCGCCCTGGCCTTCACGGGCAGCGAGGATAAAAAGACCCACATCGCCCTGGTCAAGGGCGACATCCACCCGGACGAGCCCGTGCTCGTGCGCGTGCACAGCGAATGCCTGACCGGCGACGTGTTCGGCTCGCTGCGCTGCGACTGCGGCAACCAGCTCCACGAGGCCATGCGCATGATCGAGGCCGAGGGCAAGGGCGTCATCCTCTACATGCGCCAGGAGGGCCGGGGCATCGGGCTGGCCAACAAGATCAAGGCCTACGCCCTTCAGGAGCAGGGCCTCGACACCGTGGACGCCAACCTGAAGCTCGGCTTCAAGGCCGATCTGCGCGAATACGGCACCGGCGCCCAGATCCTGGTGGCCCTTGGCGTATCCAAGATGCGGCTTATGACCAACAACCCGAAAAAGATCGTCGGGCTCGAAGGTTACGGCCTGGAAGTGGTGGACCGGGTGCCTATAGAGACCTGCCCCTGCGCCGAGAATACCTGCTACCTGACCACCAAGCGCGACCGCATGGGGCATCTGCTCCATCTGCCCGATGAGCAGGCGGCCAAAGAGTAG
- the nusB gene encoding transcription antitermination factor NusB: MSEEASHNGDKKPVSRRKARKQAFECLYGLIFESAADERSLRRVFARCPHDVAEGEDGSGQEFAWELVSGVWTNQRELDAHIVRFSKNWKLARIAKVELTILRLAVYEILYRSDIPLRVALNEAIELAKRYGDENSRNFINGILDAIAKAVDSGEFEIHKDL, from the coding sequence ATGTCAGAAGAAGCCTCCCACAACGGGGACAAGAAGCCCGTTTCCCGCCGCAAGGCGCGCAAACAGGCCTTCGAGTGCCTCTACGGTCTTATTTTCGAATCCGCCGCCGACGAACGGTCCCTGCGCCGGGTCTTTGCCCGCTGTCCCCACGACGTGGCCGAAGGCGAGGACGGCTCGGGCCAGGAATTCGCCTGGGAACTCGTCTCCGGCGTCTGGACCAACCAGCGGGAACTGGACGCGCATATCGTGCGCTTTTCCAAGAACTGGAAGCTGGCCCGCATCGCCAAGGTGGAGCTGACCATCCTGCGCCTGGCCGTCTACGAGATCCTCTACCGGTCGGACATTCCGCTGCGCGTGGCGCTCAATGAAGCCATCGAGCTGGCCAAACGCTACGGCGACGAGAACTCCCGCAACTTCATCAACGGCATCCTCGACGCCATCGCCAAAGCCGTTGACAGCGGGGAATTCGAAATCCACAAGGACCTCTAA
- the ribE gene encoding 6,7-dimethyl-8-ribityllumazine synthase, producing the protein MQHVTTIEGQLDAKGLKFAIVAGRFNDFITERLVGGAIDYLTRNGADRADLTIVRVPGAFEIPLAAKKLAASAKYNGVICLGAVIRGATPHFEYVANECVKGLAHVMLETNVPVGFGVLTVDTLEQAIERAGSKAGNKGVEASAAVLEMVRVMEQL; encoded by the coding sequence ATGCAGCACGTGACCACCATCGAAGGCCAGCTTGACGCCAAAGGCCTCAAATTCGCCATCGTCGCCGGCCGTTTCAACGATTTCATCACCGAACGCCTCGTGGGCGGGGCCATCGACTACCTGACCCGAAACGGCGCCGACCGGGCCGATCTCACCATCGTGCGCGTGCCGGGCGCGTTCGAGATTCCGCTGGCCGCCAAAAAGCTGGCCGCTTCCGCCAAGTACAACGGCGTGATCTGCCTCGGCGCGGTCATCCGCGGTGCCACCCCCCATTTCGAGTACGTGGCCAACGAGTGCGTCAAGGGCCTTGCCCATGTCATGCTCGAGACCAACGTGCCCGTGGGATTTGGCGTCCTGACCGTGGACACCCTGGAACAGGCCATCGAGCGCGCCGGCTCCAAGGCCGGCAACAAGGGCGTGGAAGCCTCCGCCGCCGTCCTCGAGATGGTGCGGGTCATGGAGCAACTCTAA
- a CDS encoding VOC family protein — protein sequence MPIRFHSPCVFVRDMAAARSFYEEVLGQTPSLVLEGYVVYAGFALWRADTAGSHVFGDAAALPDGPLGRDNFELYFETEELDAAFATVAARTTPLCAVTEQPWGQRCFRARDPEGHIVEVAEPMETVVRRMAASGLDEAAICKATMMPPAFVRAALGA from the coding sequence ATGCCCATCCGTTTTCACAGCCCCTGCGTGTTCGTGCGCGACATGGCGGCCGCCCGCTCTTTTTATGAAGAGGTGCTGGGCCAGACGCCGAGCCTGGTTCTCGAAGGCTACGTCGTCTACGCCGGATTTGCCCTGTGGCGGGCGGACACGGCCGGCAGCCATGTGTTCGGCGATGCGGCAGCCCTGCCGGACGGCCCCTTAGGCCGGGACAATTTCGAGCTCTATTTCGAGACGGAAGAACTGGACGCGGCCTTTGCGACGGTCGCCGCCCGGACCACGCCGCTTTGCGCCGTCACCGAACAACCCTGGGGCCAGCGCTGCTTCCGGGCGCGCGACCCGGAAGGGCACATCGTCGAGGTGGCCGAGCCCATGGAAACGGTGGTGCGGCGCATGGCCGCCTCGGGCCTGGACGAAGCGGCCATTTGCAAGGCAACGATGATGCCGCCGGCCTTCGTGCGCGCCGCGCTCGGGGCCTGA
- a CDS encoding ABC transporter permease → MAFPFGKRLCPGSMRGFLGAFAGLFVLLAVWQIAAIAISTLRDVPFPTPLQTGRRLIELLAGAQLSGHGILTHVRASLGRWLAGLGLAATGGIAYGVLAARFPLFEAAAGQIPRLFLLVPGLAWIPVAILAFGIGPAATVFMIAATAFAPIAVGVLSGIRGVDPALVRAAGMLGAGKNALFFRVLLPAALPMVLTGLRIGCGTGWRVLVAAEMVVGAGTGLGYSIIQARWTLDYLSSFACLVIICAIGFFVEGVVLGRLEAVTVRRWSLDRERP, encoded by the coding sequence ATGGCGTTTCCCTTTGGCAAGCGGCTTTGCCCCGGGAGTATGCGGGGTTTTCTTGGAGCTTTTGCCGGTCTTTTCGTTCTCTTGGCCGTTTGGCAAATTGCCGCAATAGCCATTTCCACCCTGCGAGACGTCCCTTTTCCCACACCGTTGCAGACCGGCCGCCGGCTCATCGAGCTGCTCGCCGGTGCGCAACTGAGCGGCCACGGCATCCTGACCCATGTCCGGGCCAGCCTGGGCCGCTGGCTGGCCGGGCTGGGGCTCGCCGCCACGGGTGGCATCGCCTACGGGGTGCTGGCGGCGCGGTTCCCGCTGTTCGAGGCCGCCGCCGGCCAGATTCCCCGCCTATTCCTGCTCGTGCCGGGCCTCGCCTGGATCCCGGTGGCCATCCTGGCCTTCGGCATCGGCCCGGCGGCCACGGTCTTTATGATCGCGGCCACGGCCTTCGCCCCCATCGCCGTGGGCGTGCTCTCCGGCATCCGGGGCGTGGACCCGGCGCTGGTGCGCGCGGCCGGGATGCTCGGGGCCGGGAAAAACGCGCTTTTTTTCCGGGTGCTCCTGCCGGCCGCCCTGCCCATGGTCCTAACCGGCCTGCGCATCGGCTGCGGCACGGGCTGGCGGGTGCTGGTCGCGGCCGAGATGGTCGTCGGCGCGGGCACCGGCCTTGGCTATTCCATCATCCAGGCCCGCTGGACCCTCGACTACCTTTCCTCCTTCGCCTGTCTGGTCATCATATGCGCCATCGGCTTTTTCGTGGAAGGGGTGGTGCTCGGCCGCCTGGAGGCCGTGACCGTGCGGCGCTGGTCCCTGGACCGGGAGCGGCCGTGA
- a CDS encoding ABC transporter ATP-binding protein encodes MNGDARAVVRLEAVTHWYGAGGIPARPVLADFSLLAAPGEWLCVLGPSGCGKTTLLNLVAGFFAPRRGRVLCNGRSVSGPGPARAVVFQEATLFPWLTVAGNVGFGLRRQGLRGEALEAAVSREIARMGLSGHAAKYPHALSGGMRQRVAIARVLALSPAVLLLDEPFSALDLPTRERLQDELLAIWAETGATVLHVTHSVEEAAYCGDRVLVMPRAGGGCVEEVSVDIPRPRERLGREVMELEARLRHALRACLLQTPAATEEGKS; translated from the coding sequence GTGAACGGGGATGCGCGGGCCGTCGTGCGCCTTGAGGCCGTGACCCATTGGTACGGGGCCGGCGGCATACCGGCCCGGCCGGTGCTGGCCGATTTTTCCCTGCTCGCCGCGCCGGGCGAGTGGCTGTGCGTGCTGGGGCCGAGCGGCTGCGGCAAGACCACGCTTTTAAATCTCGTGGCCGGTTTCTTCGCGCCGCGTCGGGGGCGGGTACTCTGCAACGGGCGGTCTGTGTCGGGCCCCGGTCCGGCCCGGGCCGTGGTCTTTCAGGAGGCCACGCTTTTCCCGTGGCTGACCGTGGCCGGCAACGTGGGCTTTGGGCTTAGGCGACAGGGCCTTCGCGGCGAAGCCCTCGAAGCGGCCGTTAGCCGGGAGATCGCCCGCATGGGGCTTTCCGGCCACGCGGCCAAGTATCCCCACGCCCTTTCCGGCGGCATGCGCCAGCGGGTGGCCATCGCCCGGGTGCTGGCGCTTTCGCCGGCCGTGCTGCTGCTCGACGAACCCTTTTCCGCCCTGGACCTGCCCACGCGCGAGCGGTTGCAGGACGAACTGCTCGCCATCTGGGCCGAGACCGGCGCGACCGTGCTCCACGTCACCCACAGCGTGGAAGAGGCGGCCTACTGCGGCGACCGTGTGCTGGTCATGCCGCGCGCTGGCGGCGGCTGCGTCGAAGAGGTTTCCGTGGACATCCCCCGGCCGCGAGAGCGGCTCGGGCGGGAGGTGATGGAGCTCGAGGCGCGGTTGCGGCACGCGCTGCGGGCCTGTTTGCTGCAAACGCCGGCCGCGACCGAGGAGGGGAAATCGTGA
- a CDS encoding ionic transporter y4hA: MTKTSLFPRWTVAAPVVAWALLAGALLGLGGYVYAAVLMAGLLWSVFAGVHHAEVVAHRVGEPFGSLVLAVAVTIIEVALIVSLMVAGGPDASGLARDTVFAAVMIILNAIVGLCLLEGGVLHKEQVFRADGVRAALTTLVAISVLTLILPNYTTSVPGPVYSKAQLVFIAIVSAILYGTFLLVQNVRHRCYFLADDDTAGDDGQAAPPSTRGALFAAGLLLGCLGAVVLLAKALAPTLEAVTEAIGAPTSFVGVIIAAIVLLPEGTAAVRAAHCNRLQTSLNLALGSALASIGLTIPAVALVSLITGMPLALGIDMKATVLFILSLFVSVLSLGTGRTTILQGAVLLVIFGVYVLTAIIP; the protein is encoded by the coding sequence ATGACGAAAACCAGCCTGTTTCCGCGTTGGACGGTGGCGGCTCCGGTCGTTGCCTGGGCGCTTTTGGCCGGGGCGCTGCTTGGCCTTGGCGGCTACGTGTATGCCGCCGTGCTCATGGCCGGGCTTTTGTGGAGCGTCTTTGCCGGCGTGCACCATGCCGAGGTCGTCGCTCATCGGGTGGGCGAGCCGTTCGGGTCCCTGGTGCTGGCGGTCGCGGTCACCATCATCGAAGTGGCGCTCATCGTTTCGCTCATGGTGGCCGGTGGCCCGGATGCCTCGGGGCTGGCGCGGGACACGGTGTTCGCGGCGGTCATGATCATTTTAAACGCCATTGTCGGCTTGTGCCTGCTCGAGGGCGGGGTGTTGCACAAGGAGCAGGTGTTTCGCGCCGACGGCGTGCGGGCCGCGCTGACGACGCTCGTCGCCATCTCCGTTTTGACGCTGATTTTGCCCAACTACACCACGAGCGTGCCCGGGCCGGTCTACAGCAAGGCGCAGCTCGTCTTTATCGCCATTGTCTCGGCGATCCTCTACGGCACCTTTCTGCTGGTCCAGAATGTGCGGCACCGCTGCTATTTTCTGGCTGACGACGATACGGCGGGGGATGACGGCCAGGCCGCGCCGCCGTCCACGCGAGGCGCGCTTTTCGCCGCCGGGCTGCTGCTCGGATGTCTGGGGGCGGTGGTGCTTCTGGCCAAGGCGCTGGCCCCGACCCTGGAGGCGGTGACGGAGGCCATCGGCGCACCCACGTCTTTCGTCGGCGTGATCATCGCGGCCATCGTGCTGCTGCCCGAGGGCACGGCGGCGGTGCGGGCGGCGCACTGCAACCGGTTGCAGACGAGCCTCAACCTGGCGCTGGGGTCGGCCTTGGCCAGCATCGGCCTGACGATTCCGGCTGTGGCCCTGGTATCGCTCATCACCGGCATGCCGCTGGCGCTCGGCATCGACATGAAGGCGACGGTGCTTTTCATCCTGTCACTTTTCGTCTCGGTGCTGTCGCTGGGCACCGGGCGCACCACGATTTTGCAGGGCGCGGTGCTGCTGGTGATTTTCGGGGTCTACGTGTTGACGGCGATTATTCCGTAA
- a CDS encoding methyltransferase domain-containing protein, translated as MPFDAEYWTRIAHEDAAIYLRPDAPDWFVPNAAGDAALLATAHGLRPDIETSIFLERLPDNPPAPYGGRAAVLPLTGLAELWLHVTDRCNLACRHCLFCSGPAATRELSTETALSRIAQAKRLGCRVFALTGGEPFLHPGFEAILDAALADPAAHVVVLTNGTGFGGASCPGLTRWPRGRLHFQVSCDGLPARHDALRGPGAFDRLLVSVRAARELGYGVTLSFCPTRDNLGDLPGVVDVAADIGAAGLHLMWHFAVGRAENGGQPDLDALYHSVVAAAERAEVRGLGIDNLEALATQVFAPVGTRHDGTTAGYTSVAVGPDDRLYPSPALIGVDALATPISDAAGGLEAAWRDSPVLAGLRDATCAASDAPWRFILGGGDPDHSYRHSGTFSGHDPYQPLLERLAAWMIVRESRVVSPRLPKGRPGLTLKMGEMHESCHAHGEVALAHTNCLLSIADAGSLSQIKAFYTEAAAVEKGDIVNPVNYPLDMVEHIPERYRVHGYGCGSPIADAGLSPGETMVDLGCGAGVECLIAAKKVGAQGRVIGLDMLPAMLARARTAARATADVLGYANAFFFQGYLEAMPLADATADCVTSNCVLNLSTRKRRLYAEIFRILKPGGRIVFSDVATETPATAAICNDPTLRGECISGTLTQKDLVAILEESGFVGIRFLRRFPYRVVQDHRFYSVTVEARKPQPAPVRRKVLYRGPFRAIVTASGEVLRSGEVKEIALYEEDRQANALFVLDAAGRIANPDFDAGSNACCCGAPAETSAEVAALLDKLPAHDTLTEFNLAPPAAE; from the coding sequence ATGCCGTTTGACGCCGAGTACTGGACCAGGATTGCCCATGAGGACGCCGCGATCTACCTGCGCCCCGACGCGCCGGACTGGTTCGTGCCCAACGCCGCCGGGGATGCGGCCTTGCTGGCGACCGCCCATGGGCTGCGGCCCGACATAGAGACGTCTATTTTCCTGGAACGCCTGCCCGACAACCCGCCCGCGCCGTATGGCGGCCGGGCCGCCGTATTGCCACTGACCGGGCTGGCCGAGTTGTGGCTGCACGTCACGGACCGGTGCAATCTGGCCTGCCGCCACTGCCTTTTCTGCTCCGGCCCGGCCGCGACCCGCGAGTTGTCCACGGAGACGGCGCTTTCGCGCATCGCCCAGGCGAAACGTCTCGGCTGCCGGGTGTTCGCGCTGACCGGCGGCGAACCGTTTCTCCATCCCGGCTTCGAGGCCATCCTCGACGCCGCCCTGGCCGACCCGGCCGCCCATGTGGTGGTGCTCACCAACGGCACGGGCTTTGGCGGCGCCTCCTGTCCGGGCCTTACCCGCTGGCCCAGGGGACGGCTCCATTTCCAGGTGAGCTGCGACGGCCTGCCGGCGCGCCACGACGCGCTTCGCGGCCCCGGCGCGTTCGACCGGCTCCTGGTTTCTGTCCGCGCGGCCCGGGAGCTCGGCTACGGCGTGACGCTCTCCTTTTGCCCCACGCGCGACAACCTGGGCGACCTGCCGGGGGTCGTGGACGTGGCGGCGGACATTGGCGCGGCCGGGCTCCATCTCATGTGGCATTTCGCCGTGGGCCGGGCGGAAAACGGCGGCCAGCCGGACCTGGACGCGCTGTACCATAGCGTGGTGGCCGCAGCCGAGCGGGCCGAAGTCCGGGGCCTTGGCATCGACAATCTCGAAGCCCTGGCCACCCAGGTCTTCGCCCCGGTCGGCACGCGCCACGACGGCACCACGGCCGGGTACACGTCCGTGGCCGTGGGCCCGGACGACAGGCTCTATCCCAGCCCGGCGCTCATCGGCGTGGACGCCCTGGCCACGCCCATAAGCGACGCGGCCGGCGGCCTGGAAGCGGCCTGGAGGGACAGCCCGGTGTTGGCCGGACTGCGCGACGCCACCTGCGCCGCGTCCGACGCGCCCTGGCGCTTCATTCTCGGCGGCGGCGACCCGGACCATTCCTACCGGCACAGCGGCACGTTTTCAGGCCACGATCCCTACCAGCCGCTGCTCGAACGCCTCGCCGCCTGGATGATCGTGCGCGAATCCCGGGTCGTCTCCCCGCGTCTGCCCAAGGGACGGCCGGGGCTGACGCTGAAGATGGGCGAAATGCACGAGAGCTGCCATGCCCACGGCGAGGTGGCGCTCGCCCACACCAACTGCCTGCTGTCCATCGCCGACGCCGGCAGCCTGTCGCAGATCAAGGCCTTTTACACCGAAGCGGCGGCTGTGGAAAAAGGCGACATCGTCAATCCGGTAAACTATCCGCTGGACATGGTGGAACACATTCCCGAGCGTTACCGCGTGCACGGCTACGGCTGCGGCTCGCCCATCGCCGACGCCGGGCTTTCCCCGGGCGAGACCATGGTGGACCTCGGCTGCGGAGCCGGGGTGGAGTGCCTCATCGCGGCCAAAAAGGTGGGAGCGCAGGGACGGGTCATTGGCCTGGACATGCTGCCGGCCATGCTGGCCCGGGCGCGCACCGCCGCCAGGGCCACGGCGGACGTGCTCGGCTATGCCAATGCGTTCTTTTTTCAGGGCTATCTGGAGGCCATGCCGCTTGCCGACGCCACGGCCGATTGCGTGACGTCCAACTGCGTGCTGAACCTGTCCACGCGCAAGCGCCGGCTCTATGCCGAAATTTTCCGCATTTTAAAACCCGGCGGACGCATCGTCTTTTCCGACGTGGCCACGGAAACGCCGGCCACCGCCGCCATCTGCAACGATCCCACCCTGCGCGGGGAGTGCATCTCCGGAACGCTGACGCAAAAGGACCTGGTCGCCATCCTGGAGGAGTCCGGATTCGTCGGCATCCGGTTCCTGCGGCGCTTCCCCTACCGCGTGGTGCAGGACCACCGGTTCTATTCGGTCACGGTGGAGGCGCGAAAGCCACAGCCCGCGCCCGTGCGACGCAAGGTGCTCTACCGGGGGCCGTTTCGGGCCATCGTCACGGCCTCGGGCGAGGTTTTGCGGTCCGGCGAGGTGAAGGAAATCGCGCTCTACGAGGAGGACCGGCAGGCGAATGCCCTCTTCGTGCTGGACGCGGCAGGCCGCATCGCCAATCCGGACTTCGATGCCGGCAGCAACGCCTGCTGCTGCGGCGCACCGGCCGAGACGTCCGCGGAAGTCGCCGCCCTGCTCGACAAACTTCCCGCCCACGACACCCTCACCGAATTCAACCTCGCCCCGCCGGCTGCGGAGTAG
- the leuS gene encoding leucine--tRNA ligase encodes MSKYVPEDVEKKWQAIWEEGGHFKVEADPSRPKYYVLEMFPYPSGRIHMGHVRNYSIGDVVARFKRMEGNNVLHPMGWDAFGMPAENAAIKHKLHPAAWTISNIDSMRTQLKRLGYSYDWRRELATCHPGYYVHEQGFFLKLLEKGLVYRKYSPQNWCETCGTVLANEQVIDGCCWRCDQPVVQKDLEQWFLRITAYAEELLDDLDKLVGGWPERVLTMQRNWIGKSVGAELTFKLAEPVDGADSITVFTTRPDTLFGATFMSLAAEHPLVQKLIAGKPQETAVTAFVDSVRNMDRIVRGADDLEKEGVFTGAYCINPATGKPIPIYVANFVLMGYGTGAVMAVPAHDQRDFEFARKYDLPLTVVISPEGETLDPTTMEAAYSDPGKLVASGDFTGLPNEEAKGRIIDWLAETGRGTKSVNYRLRDWNISRQRYWGAPIPVIYCDKCGVVPVPEKDLPVELPRDLALLPDGRSPLPVSKSFTDVACPVCGGPARRETDTLDTFFESSWYFIRYASARDKDRPFDPEATKYWLPVDQYIGGIEHAILHLLYSRFFVKALRDLGYLSFDEPFAHLLTQGMVIKDGSKMSKSKGNVVDPDEMIARYGADTVRVFILFAAPPEKDLEWSDTGIEGAARFLSRLWRLVTEELSGVLVPVAACSPAGELGIDGLPELFAELRRREHGAAAKAGADIRERFQFNTAIAAAMELVNFLYANVGALRAEPKGAKAVSSAVATLLTVLSPIAPHICEELWQRIGHDTLLINQPWPTHDPAALVTDEVEVVVQVNGKLRGKVCVGRDASKADLEKAALADANVAKHLEGKTVRKVIVVPGKLVNVVVG; translated from the coding sequence ATGAGCAAGTACGTGCCCGAGGACGTCGAGAAAAAATGGCAGGCCATCTGGGAGGAAGGCGGCCACTTCAAGGTGGAGGCCGATCCCTCCCGGCCCAAGTACTACGTCCTCGAAATGTTCCCCTACCCCTCCGGGCGCATCCACATGGGGCATGTGCGCAACTATTCCATCGGCGACGTGGTGGCGCGGTTCAAGCGCATGGAAGGCAACAACGTCCTGCACCCCATGGGTTGGGACGCCTTCGGCATGCCGGCCGAAAACGCGGCCATCAAGCACAAGCTGCACCCGGCCGCCTGGACCATCTCCAACATCGACTCCATGCGCACGCAGCTCAAGCGCCTGGGCTATTCCTACGACTGGCGCCGGGAGCTGGCCACCTGCCATCCCGGCTACTACGTCCATGAGCAGGGCTTTTTCCTGAAGCTTCTGGAAAAGGGCCTCGTCTACCGCAAGTATTCGCCCCAGAACTGGTGCGAGACCTGCGGCACGGTGCTGGCCAACGAACAGGTCATCGACGGCTGCTGCTGGCGCTGCGACCAGCCGGTGGTGCAAAAGGACCTGGAACAGTGGTTTTTGCGCATCACGGCCTATGCCGAGGAATTGCTCGACGACCTGGACAAGCTGGTCGGCGGCTGGCCCGAGCGCGTGCTCACCATGCAGCGCAACTGGATCGGCAAGTCGGTCGGCGCGGAGCTGACCTTCAAGCTGGCCGAGCCCGTCGACGGCGCCGATTCCATCACCGTCTTCACCACAAGGCCGGACACGCTTTTCGGGGCCACCTTCATGAGCCTGGCCGCCGAGCATCCGCTGGTGCAAAAGCTCATTGCCGGCAAGCCCCAGGAAACGGCCGTGACCGCCTTCGTCGACTCCGTGCGCAACATGGACCGCATCGTGCGCGGGGCCGACGACCTGGAAAAGGAAGGCGTTTTCACCGGGGCCTACTGCATCAACCCGGCGACCGGAAAGCCCATCCCCATCTACGTGGCCAACTTCGTGCTCATGGGCTACGGCACGGGCGCGGTCATGGCCGTTCCGGCCCACGACCAGCGCGACTTCGAGTTCGCCCGCAAGTACGACCTGCCGCTTACGGTCGTCATCAGCCCCGAGGGCGAAACCCTCGACCCGACGACCATGGAGGCCGCCTACAGCGATCCGGGCAAACTCGTCGCTTCCGGCGATTTCACCGGCCTGCCAAACGAAGAAGCCAAGGGCAGGATCATCGACTGGCTGGCCGAAACCGGACGCGGCACCAAGAGCGTCAACTACCGGCTTCGCGACTGGAACATCTCGCGCCAGCGCTACTGGGGCGCGCCCATCCCGGTCATCTACTGCGACAAGTGCGGCGTGGTGCCGGTGCCGGAAAAGGACCTGCCGGTGGAGCTGCCGCGCGACCTGGCCCTGCTCCCGGACGGGCGCTCGCCCCTGCCGGTGTCCAAGTCCTTTACCGACGTCGCCTGCCCGGTCTGCGGCGGCCCGGCCCGGCGCGAGACGGACACGCTGGACACCTTTTTCGAATCCTCGTGGTATTTCATCCGTTACGCCTCGGCCAGGGATAAGGATCGGCCCTTCGATCCCGAGGCCACCAAGTACTGGCTGCCCGTGGACCAGTATATCGGCGGCATCGAGCACGCCATTTTGCACCTGCTGTACTCGCGCTTTTTCGTCAAGGCCCTGCGCGACCTGGGCTATCTCTCCTTCGACGAGCCCTTCGCCCATCTGCTGACCCAGGGCATGGTCATCAAGGACGGCTCGAAAATGAGCAAGTCCAAGGGCAACGTGGTGGACCCGGACGAGATGATCGCCAGGTACGGGGCCGACACGGTGCGGGTGTTCATCCTTTTCGCCGCGCCGCCGGAAAAGGACCTGGAGTGGAGCGACACGGGCATCGAGGGCGCGGCGCGCTTCCTCTCGCGGCTGTGGCGGCTGGTGACCGAGGAGCTTTCGGGCGTTCTCGTGCCGGTCGCGGCCTGCTCGCCGGCCGGGGAACTCGGCATCGACGGCCTGCCCGAACTTTTTGCCGAGCTGCGTCGTCGCGAACATGGCGCTGCGGCCAAGGCCGGAGCGGACATCCGCGAGCGGTTCCAGTTCAACACCGCCATCGCGGCGGCCATGGAGCTGGTCAATTTCCTCTATGCCAACGTGGGGGCGCTTCGGGCCGAGCCCAAGGGGGCCAAGGCGGTTTCCTCGGCCGTGGCCACGCTGCTGACCGTGCTTTCGCCCATCGCGCCGCACATCTGCGAGGAGCTGTGGCAGCGGATCGGGCACGACACGCTGCTCATCAATCAGCCCTGGCCGACCCACGACCCGGCCGCCCTGGTCACCGACGAGGTGGAAGTGGTGGTGCAGGTCAACGGCAAGCTGCGCGGCAAGGTGTGCGTGGGGCGCGACGCGTCCAAGGCGGACCTGGAAAAGGCGGCGCTGGCCGACGCCAACGTGGCCAAGCACCTCGAAGGCAAGACCGTGCGCAAGGTCATCGTGGTGCCCGGCAAGCTGGTCAACGTGGTTGTCGGGTAG